The Limanda limanda chromosome 13, fLimLim1.1, whole genome shotgun sequence region AGGTCGTCCTGGAGTCGCTGCTGAAGAACGGAGTCAACTACAAAGTGTACGACGACGTGCGCGTGGAGCCGACCGACTCCAGGTACAccagctgctctctgattggctggggCCGACCGCCACAGACTGGTGTCCTCtttgttatttgtttaattatttgaaTCGTCAGTCATGAACCAATGAGAAGTCGGAGCTGTCATTTCTCTGTTCCAGTTTCAAAGACGCCATCTCGTTCGCCAAAAACAACTCGTTCGACGTGTTCGTGGCCgtgggggggggctcagtgATTGACACCTGTAAAGCAGCCAACCTGTACTCCTGTCACCCCGACGCCGACTTCCTGGACTTCGTCAACGCTCCGATCGGCAAAGGGAAGCCGATCACCGGCGCCCTGAAGCCGCTCATCGCAGGTAACCACGACCACTGGGATCACCGTGGCAACCACAGAGGCTTAAGGCGATAGGATGGTTGGTGAAGGTTAGGGGCGGAGTCAGGACACAGTGAGGGTGATTGACAGcagacagttttattttatgaaatattcaaataatgAGCAGTTGATTGTTGATTCTGATTATGTTTCAGGTCGTTAATCATTGATCTGTCGTCCTTCACCTGTTCAGCCGAGCGACAGTCAAACCTTTCACAACGTTTCCTATCAGTCAATGAttcagaggtcaaagttcaccacgTCTTAACAACACTTACTATGACTCGGCAGCTTTTGAGTTTAAAAGAcgtgtaaaaagaaaatcaggatGTGACTCATCTCTATCATAATTTGATATTAAAACCAGATCTTGATCTGTGTTGTTTTGCTCAGTTCCTACGACGGCCGGAACCGGCAGCGAGACGACCGGCGTCGCCATCTTCGACTTCGAGCCGCTGAAGGCCAAGACCGGTACCAGAACTCCTCTGACCACACCTCCAGAACACTGTTCACTTTGTCCTTAATGATCAGGAACCAggtcatgatgacatcacagtgtctatctgagctgtgattggctgtctcTGTTCAGGCATCGCCAGCAGAGCCATCAGACCCACGCTGGGGATCGTGGACCCGCTGCACACGCTGAGCATGCCCCCCCGAGTCGCCGCCAACAGCGGCTTCGACGTCCTCTGGTCTGTGTGTCCAACATCTGTCCAACTTCTGTccaacatctgtctgtgtgtccaacatctgtctgtgtggcCAACATCTGTccaacatctgtctgtgtggcCAACATCTGTccaacatctgtctgtgtgtccaacatctgtctgtgtgtccaacttctgtctgtgtgtccaacATCTGTCCAACTTCTGTccaacatctgtctgtgtgtccaacatctgtctgtgtggccaacatctgtctgtgtgtccaacatctgtctgtgtgtccaacatctgtctgtgtgtccaacTTCTGTACaacttttgtctgtgtgtccaacttctgtctgtgtgtccaacatctgtccagcatctgtctgtgtgtccaacttctgtctgtgtgtccaacttctgtctgtgtgtccaacatctgtccagcatctgtccaacatctgtctgtgtgtccaacATCTGAGGTCATATTTAGTGTATTTCATAAGTATAAAGTGTAAGTTACACACGTGTCAGATTCTTCGGACCACTTGTCTTCGACGTACGAGTTAAACACAGTTTGAAACCTGCagccgtgacctctgacctttttaTAACCGAGGAACCTTTCACCCACACTCGAGTGTtaacacagaggtcagaggtcacaaatGTACAAACTGAATTTTCACAATGTTCCACACTCACAATCTTCCTGTGTTCTTTACCGTTGTTTGTTAGGACCCGAGCACATGCTTAttgttcatattattattataatattataaactCATTAAACTTTATAGAAAATTAAAGAGTGGTAAAAATGTAAGTATCCTGGGgtcatttgaaatgggcgtggccaaATGGCTCCACAGCGTCTAACCCAAACCATCCTAAGtagttttttgtttaaatcaaatcaaattgtatttgtatcgTTTCATGttcaaactacacaaacacattaacagaAAGTTAAACGACTCacctcagggtcatagcgccacctaatGGTAACAGGAAGTACGCTTCATATGACAACTTTCATTCAATTAACTTACCACTTTCACGTTTGTATTATTAATGAGTGAGATAGATTATCTATAAGATAAATATCTCAGATCAAACTGCACAAAGTCTCAGCTTTTCAaaactttgttgttttctactttttttCACACACCATCTTATTTTGCAAATTTTTACTTCATGTTTaggtattttattataattagattttaatatttgtttatttaaattaatcatttcattaaattttgtatttgaaAATCGAACTGAAACTGCTGTCAATCATTGTCACTGTGTCCTGACTCCGCCCTTAACCTCGGCCAGCTGTCCTATCACAGCAGCCTCTGTGGGTGCCATGGTTACCTTTACCTTAACCTTTTTATTTCCTGATTTTTGGAATTCAGATTGTTAATGTGATTTCagttcaaatttaaatgtgtgtacTTTTCTAGGTAACACTTTATATTTGGGAACACATATGAACTAGTTTcttattagcagcactttttaaTCCCTTATCTCTTGTgttatattatttttctttgcatGTTTTACGactgtaaacatgtaaacatgtaaacatgttgttttctttagtcACGCTCTGGAGTCGTACACTGCCCTGCCCTACCACCAGAGGAGCCCCTGCCCCCCCAACCCCATCAACCGGCCCGCCTACCAAGGCAGCAACCCAATCAGTGACGTCTGGTCCCGCCACGCCCTCAACGTGGTCGCCAAGTACATGAAGCGGTGAGTTGACGAGCGACTCGCGGAGgatcgatgatgatgatgatgatgatgatgatgatgaagaacaaACCACATTCATCTTTCTCTGGACTTTATTCTTTTTCAAGGCTGCGTTTAGAAAATCCTCCGATTCAAAACAACCTTCATAGAATAATCCGATATCGATTTATAAAATGGCGTGTCGTTCTTTTACAAATGCCTTTTTCCGTGAGTGACAGCATCATGactctcctgtgtgtctggGAGTGAGGCGGAGCCTacacacaggccccgccccccctgATCCAGGTTTAATCTGGTTCagaacaacagcaacacaaggtGTGAGTCAGGCTTTTCCTCTGGGACCCTGTGAGAGGAGCTGGCTCCGTGTCCCCCGACCGCACTCACTGTACaactgtactttgtgtttgtttgaatttctccagagtttgtgaCACATacttctacacaaacacaatactCCCACATTTTGTGTGCACGCATTTCAGCTGctacacaacacgagacgtgacgcacACAGTCAGGATTCATAACTTAATAcagtgattgtttttgttttgtatgaaGAGcgactgagacacacacacactcacacacttacacacacacacacacacacacacgttttctctctctctaattgcTCAGTTTACACCTTTAATTTCTTTCATATCCAAGAAAAACTGGTATTGATACCGAAATATCCTGAACTGAATCGAATCGAGATCTTGTGAATCCTGAACAGGATTCTTATGAACAGAATatctgactgattgattgattgattgattgattgattgattgattgattgtttgactGATTTattgactgactgattgattgactgattgattgattgattgattgactgattgattgattgtttgattgattaattgattgattgattgattgactgattgattgattgattgattgactgattgattgattgactgattgactgattgattgattgattgattgattgtttgactgattgattgattgactgattgattgactgattgattgattgattgattgattgtttgactGATTTattgactgactgattgattgattgattgattgattgattgactgattgattgattgactgattgattgactgattgattgattgattgattgactgattgattgattgtttgattgattaattgattgattgattgactgattgattgattgattgattgattgactgattgattgactgattgattgactgattgattgattgattgattgactgattgattgattgattgattgactgattgattgattgattgattgtttgattgattgattgattgattgattgattgactgattgattgattgattgattgtttgattgattgtttgactgattgactgattgattgtttgattgattgattgtttgactgattgattgattgatgattgattgactgattgattgattgattgattgattgactgattgattgactgattgattgatgattgattgactgattgattgattgattgattgattgactgatttattgtttgactgattgattgattgactgattgattgattgattgattgattgactgactgactgattgattgattgattgattgactgattgattgttTGACTGATtgtttgactgattgattgattgattgattgattgattgattgattgattgattaattgattgattgattgattgattgactgattgcaGATCTGTGCGGGACGCTGAGGACCTGGAGGCTCGGTCCAGCATGCACCTGGCCAGTGTTTTCGCTGGAATCGGCTTCGGAAACGCTGGAGTTCATCTGTGGTGAGGAACAAAGActtaatgtcactaaacatcgaATATTAAAGTGAATgcgattttgtttattttaacctttgtttcttctctttaatCTGAACttggaaatataaatatcacaatCAATGAATTTAAGACCATCGTGACCAGTTCAAATCAGTTAtcatatgaaatatataaagaGTGGAAGCTGCTTGTCGTGATCCTGTTTGTCGATTCCTCACTTTGAGCTGTTGATTAATATGAACCAGATCCAGAACCTGAGGGAAAAGGATTTAAGATAAGGACGATGACACGAAGCTGCATGTatgaagctggaggagatggtGCACTGATGAatgatggagaca contains the following coding sequences:
- the adhfe1 gene encoding hydroxyacid-oxoacid transhydrogenase, mitochondrial, whose product is MAGRQRVVHLLQQLEHAACRCPAHSNTFHQGGGAALCTVRKTEYAFEMASSNIRYGEGVSQEIGMDLQNLGARNVCLMTDKNLSRLPPVKVVLESLLKNGVNYKVYDDVRVEPTDSSFKDAISFAKNNSFDVFVAVGGGSVIDTCKAANLYSCHPDADFLDFVNAPIGKGKPITGALKPLIAVPTTAGTGSETTGVAIFDFEPLKAKTGIASRAIRPTLGIVDPLHTLSMPPRVAANSGFDVLCHALESYTALPYHQRSPCPPNPINRPAYQGSNPISDVWSRHALNVVAKYMKRSVRDAEDLEARSSMHLASVFAGIGFGNAGVHLCHGMSYPIAGNVKTHSAKGYSVEHPLVPHGLSVVLTSPAVFNFTAPMCPERHLEAAEILGADIRQVKRADAGAVLSDTLRHFLFELQVEDGLAAVGYSNQDIPALVKGTIPQERVTKLSPRSHSEDDLAELFEASMKLY